GGGTCCCGGCCATCAAGGTCACGTTGGGGTAAATCACGCAATTCGGACCGAGTTGACAATCCTCACCGACATAGACACCGCTGAAAAGCGTTGTGCCCGAGCCCACACGTGCCCCGGCTCCGACACTGACAAAAGGATAGACAACCGCGTCGTCGGCGACCTCAGCTTCGGGATGGATCCAGGCCTGTTGGGAATGGCCGTTGAAACTGCCCTGCGGTTTGGCAAACAACTGCACCGCTCGGGCGAAATCCAGATACGGATTCTCACTGACCAGGGCTGTGGTGGTCTGTTCGCCAAACCGCTCGGCCAGGATGACCGCTCCGGCGCGGGTGGATTGCAGCATCCCCGCGTACTTCGGATTGGCCAAAAACGAGATGTCCTCGGGCCCAGCCTCTTCAAGGGTCGCCACCCCCCGGATCTCCTTGTCCGGTCCCTGATAGGCAAGCCCCAGGGTGGACGCGAGTTCAGAGAGTTTCACATCCGCCTCCCGGGCTATTCTGCCTGCTGCTGGTTGCGCCAGGCCTTATTGAGTTCGACCATGATCTTTTCGGTGATCTCCAGGGCGTTGCTGCCGTAGACCAGGCCACTATTGCGCTTGTCCATGATAAACGAATAGTTGTGTTTATCGCCGTAGGCGTCGATGACTTCAGCGAGCTTCTGGATGATCGGGGCGCTGAGTTCTTTTTCCTTGGCCTGCATCTTGTTTTGGTAGGCTTTATACATGTCCTGGAAATCACGGACTTTGCGCTTGAACTCCAATTCTTTGTCCGTTTTGGCCTCCTGGCTGAGCATGACGCTTTGCTTCTGGATGGCCTGACGGAGCTTGTCGATCTCCGCCTTCTTGGTGTCCAGCTTGGATTTGAGATCCGTGAATTCGCTTTTGAGTTGGTCCATGGCCTTCTGGCCCGGCTCGGACTTTTCGATAATCCGCTGCATGTCGATAATACCGACCTTGAGATCAGCGGCAAAGCCCGGTGCAGTGCAGACCAGCAGAAATACAAAGACATGCAGTGTGGCGAGAGTGCGCAACATGCTTTTTCTCCTCATGGGTTAGAGACATTTTTTAGAAAAACTGGCCAACGGAGAACTCGAGATGGCCGCCACTTGTTTCCCCATCGATCTCATCAAGACCGTAGCCGTATTCCAGGCGCAGGGGACCAAGCGGGGAGTACCAGCGAACACCGGCGCCAACCGCCTTGTAGAGTTCGCCGTCAAAGCTCTCGTCCTTGGCCCAGGTGTCCCCGGCGTCAAAAAAGACGAGCCCCATCAATCCGAGCTCGTCGCTCAAGGGGAACAGATATTCGAAATTGGTGAAAAACGAGGTGTGGCCGCCGATTTCGTCACCACTATCGTCCTCGGGTGAGATCTCCCGACCGGGATAGCCCCGGACGTCATCCATCCCGCCGAGATAAAAGCGTTCGAAATCCGGCACCTCATCGTCACTGTTCTCCATGACATGCCCCACTTGGGCGTGCCAGTGGAAAATATGTTCAAACGGCAACGGCTGGTAAAAGCTCGTGTCGTAGATGAATTTCACGAAATCGTCGTCCCCGCCGATCAGGCCGCCGGCATATTCCACGGAAAGGGTGTTGACCGTGCCCTTGGAGGGATTCAAACGGCGGTTCGTGGTGTCGCGCTTGATCGAAGCGTACACGGCGCTGGCCCAATTTTCCCCTTCGCGCTCAAGGATGTCTTCGTCGACCTCGTCCTCGTCGATTTCGTCCAGGGTATACTTTTCCAGCCGGTAATTCCAGAACAAGCGGGTGTATTCGCCCAAGGGATAGCCGAACTTGACTTTGCCACCGATGGAATTCTTGTCGTAATCGTCGTATTCGCGGGTCACATAGTAGACATTGGTTCCGGCCCCCAATGGGGAATCGTAGAGATGGGGATTCCAGAAGTCGAGATCGTACCGGGTCCGGGAGCCGCTGAAGGTTCCCTGCAGGCTTGCTGTGTACCCTTTGCCGAACAGGTTGCGCTCCTTGACCTGGCCGCTCAAAAAGACACTGTCGACACTGGAATACCCGGCACCGGCGCTGAGCATGCCTGTGGACTTTTCCTTGACCTGGACCACCAGGTCCATGCGTTCGCGGTCAGAGGTCGGAACAGTCTGGATATCGACCTTCTCGAAATAGTCGAGTTTTTGCAGCCGGACATTGGACCGGCGCAGTGCGGCCCCGCTGAACATGTCGCCGTCTGCCAGGCGCATCTCGCGGCGGATGACATTGTCGCGGGTCTTGGTGTTGCCCTCAATGGTCACCCGGCGGACATAAACCTTCTGATTTTTGCGCAAATTATACGATACGCGGACCGTATCCTCGTCCCGGTCCCTATCCATCTGGACATCAACCTCGGCATAGGCATAGCCGTAGTTGGTGTAAAAGTCGGTCAGGCTCTGTATATCCTCCCGCAGCACTGAGCGATCAAAGGGGGCCTTTTCCTCGGCCGCATCATCGAGCTGGGTCTGAGCCGCAAGCTCTTTTTTTCCGGTCAACAGGTCACCGCTGAAATCCACCCCGGCCACGCTGTAGCGGTCCCCTTCCTTGACGTGGAAGGTGATCACAATGCCCTCGTCCGTGTACTCGACCTCGGGCTGCCCGACTTTGGCGTCCATGAACCCGCGGTTGGAATAATAGGCCTCCAGGGCGGCGGCATCCCGGTCCAGCAATTCCTCTTTAAGTACCCCACGGCCTGTGAGCCAGGAAAACAGCCCCCGTTCAGAAAGCGCGAGTTCATCCTTGAGATCACCGGGGTCCAGGACTTTGGCGCCCTTGATACGGATGTCCTCGATATACAATTTGTCCCCTTCTTCGACGAGGACGTTCAAACGCGCCTTGCGGGGATCGGTCTGCTCGAGTTCATAATCGACCTCGGCCTGATAATACCCTTCCTTGCGGTAGACTTCGCGGATTTTTTTCAGATCCTCGGCGATAACCTTGGGATTGAGAACTGCCCCAGTCTTGGTCGACATGACCTCCAGGATATCGTCCTTGTCGATGGCATCGGCACCTTTGACGCCAATGGCCTGAATCAACGGTTTCTCTTGGACCTGAAAGACAACCTCCTTGCCCTCCCGGGTCTCCTCGACTTCGACTCGGACGTCATCGAAATACCCGAGCTGGTACAGCCGTTTGACCTCGGTGTTGATCGCCTTGGGGTCATACGTGTCCCCTTCCTGGAGGCGCAGGCGCATCAGGACCACATCGTCATCAAGGATTTCGTTGCCTTCCACCTTGATCTCGCTGATTTTCTCCTTGCGCAAGATCTGGTCGGCAACCTTGTCCGCCAGTTCCTCTACAGCTGGCATAAGGTTGATCAGGCCCTCTTTGACCACGAAAAACGGAGTCGGCTGTTTCAGGCCGGTGGCCTCCACCAAGCGGGCGTCGAGACTGAGATTCGTGCCGACCTGGCTCAGGCTGCCGTAGATCGCGTATTGGGCCTTGCCCAACAACGCCAGATCCCTGGCCCGTTCCAGATTCAAAAACTCGACCTCTTCCTGCTGCAAAAGCCGAAGAGTGTCTTCCTGGGAGCGGACAGCAAACCCCTTGTCCCGGAGTTTGCCGCGCAGCATCTCCGGCAGGTCCTGGCCCAGATAGTCAAGATTTTGCTCGGCATTGATCTCGAAAGGGAGCACGACAAGGGCCGTGTCCTCTGCTTGGGCCGCAGCGACTGATGGGGGGACAGCTCCCATCAGGGCCCAGACGAGAAGAGCAATACAGATCAAAGGGAGAGTGCAGCGCATGTCGTTCCTCCTCTGCGCTCGGTCAACGCTCAAATGAAGCCCACCGGGCGGCTCAGCAGCCTCTACACTAAAACGTTTCCACAAGCCGTTGGCGTGGTCTCCCCTGCCGCCCGCACGGGCCGGGAGCGAGGGAAGCGAAACAGATCTCACTCGGACGCCGCTGGCTGCAGGCGCCCGTCATGTAACAGATATTGCCGGGAAAACAGGGAGGCCAACCGGAGATTGTGGGTCACCACAACCATGGTTGTCCCCAATTCGTCATTTAAACGAAACAAAAGGTCGCCGACCCGGTCGCCGGTGCGTTCATCCAGGTTTCCTGTGGGTTCGTCGGCCAGCAGGACCGAGGGGCTCAAGACCACGGCCCGGGCAATGGCCGCCCGTTGCCGTTCTCCTCCGGAGAGGGTGTTGACCTGCTGTCGCCCTTTATGGCCCAGACCGACCTGGTCCAGAGCCGCTGCAGCCAGATCTTCGGCTTCAGCTCGAGATTTGCCCGCAATCCGTCCGGGCATGGCCACATTCTCCAGGGTCGTGAATTCGGGCAGGAGATGGTGGAACTGAAAAACAAAACCGAGCTGGGAGTTGCGCAGGACCGCCTTTTCCCGGTCTGAAAACTGCGCCAGATCTTTGCCATCGAACAGAAGCGAACCGGAACTCGGCGTATCCAAGGTCCCGAGCAGATGCAAAAAGGTGCTTTTGCCTGACCCGGAGGCCCCGAGGACCGCCAGGGAATCGCCGCGGGCGATCGCAAAATCGACGCCATCGAGCACGGTCAATTGTTCAGCCGGGCCGGAATACACCTTGCGCACCTGGCGGAGTTCATAGACCGGACTATTCATAGCGTAGGGCCTCCGCCGGTTCCAGACGTGACGCCTGACGCGCCGGGTACAAGGTGGCCAGGAAGCACAATCCCAGCGCGGCGACTCCGATAAGCCCCATATCCAGCCACTCCAATTGCACGGGCAAGTGGTCCAGATAATACACGTCCCCCGGTAAGCGGATAAATTGGTACCGGTCCAGGAGAAAACAGACCCCCAGTCCGAGCGCATAACCAAGCCCGGTCCCGACGAAACCGATGATCGTCCCCTGGAGCATGAAGATATTGCGGATATTGTGTGCCTGTGCACCCATGGAGATAAGTATCGCGATATCCTTGGTTTTTTCCATAACCAGCATGATCAATGTGGTGATGATGCTAAACGACCCCACCAGAACAATCATGACCAGAATAACGGACATGGCCGTCTTTTCGAGCTTCAAGGCTGAAAAAAAGCTCTCATTCATCTCCATCCAGTTGCGGACATAGAATCGCGACGGGTCCAGCCGTTCAAGGACCGCCTCCCCGATCTGGGGGGCTTGGTAGACATCAGCCAGACGCACCTCGAGACCGGTGACCAACTCGCCGCCGAACCCCAGAAGATCCCGGGCCGCCGGGAGTCCGACATAGGCCAGGGACGAATCGTATTCGTACATGCCGGATTCGAAGACGCCCACAACTCGAAAAATCTTGATTTTTGGAGAAAATCCCGCTGCGGAAGATTGCCCGCTGGGAGAAAGGAGGTTGATGGTTCGTCCGCTAAACACGCCGAGGCGATCCGCCAGGTCCTGACCGAGGATGATCCCGGGATACTCTCCGGGTTCCGTGAGCGCCTGAAGCGAGCCTTGAACCATTTGTTCGCCAAGGTTCAAGACCTCCGGCGCCCGCTCGGGGTCGATTCCTCGCAAGGCGGCCCCTTTGACGCCGTGGGGCGTGCTGCACATGACTTCGGAATAGATAAAGGGCATGACACCGGTCACACCCTGGACGCGGCGAACGGTCTCGGCCGTCTGCTCATAATCGGCAAACCCGCCGCTCGTGGCGCCGACGATCACGTGGGCGTTGACCCCGAGGATCTTGTCCCGCAATTCATTGCTGAACCCGTTCATGACCCCCAGGACAACAATCAGCGCGGCCACGCCGAGCCCGACGCCGAGGACCGAGATCAGGGAAATCACGGAAATAAAAGTCTGCTTGCGTCGCGCCAGGAGATAGCGCACCGCGATAAATCGTTCAAAACCCATTATTCTGTCTTGGTTTCCGGCCGCAGCAACGGAAAGAGGATAACTTCACGAATCGAAGCCGAGTCCGTCAAAAGCATGACCAGACGGTCGATGCCCACCCCTTGGCCGGCCGCTGGCGGCATGCCGTACTCCAAAGCGCGGAGATAGTCTTCATCCATGGCGTGGGCCTCATCATCGCCGGCGCTTTTTTCCTGCACCTGCTGTTCGAAGCGCTGCCGCTGGTCAAAGGGGTCGTTGAGTTCGGAAAACGCGTTGGCCATTTCACGGCCGCAAATAAACAGTTCAAAGCGGTCTGTGAGTTCAGGGTTCTCCTCATTGCGCCGGGACAAGGGGGAAATGTCGGTCGGGTAGTGCGAAATAAAGTGGGGCTGGATGAGTTTGGGCTCCACCAGCAGATCGAACAATTTGGCTTGGGTCTTGCCGAGTTGCTCTCCGGTCTGGACATTCTCGCCCAGCCGCTGGACCAGGGCCTGGGCCTGATCATGGTCCTGATACTGCTGCGGCTCAAGTCCCCCGATCTCCTCCAGGGCCTGGTGGAAGGTCAACCTGTTCCAGCGGCCGCCAAGCTCGATCTCCTGCCCCTGATAGGTAATCCGGGTCGTCCCGCAGACGTCCTGGGCCAATTGGGCAAACATCTCCTCGGTCAGATCCATGAGATCGTAGACATCGGCGTAGGCCCAATAGAATTCGAGCATGGTGAATT
The sequence above is drawn from the Desulfohalobium retbaense DSM 5692 genome and encodes:
- a CDS encoding ABC transporter ATP-binding protein, with the protein product MNSPVYELRQVRKVYSGPAEQLTVLDGVDFAIARGDSLAVLGASGSGKSTFLHLLGTLDTPSSGSLLFDGKDLAQFSDREKAVLRNSQLGFVFQFHHLLPEFTTLENVAMPGRIAGKSRAEAEDLAAAALDQVGLGHKGRQQVNTLSGGERQRAAIARAVVLSPSVLLADEPTGNLDERTGDRVGDLLFRLNDELGTTMVVVTHNLRLASLFSRQYLLHDGRLQPAASE
- a CDS encoding OmpH family outer membrane protein translates to MLRTLATLHVFVFLLVCTAPGFAADLKVGIIDMQRIIEKSEPGQKAMDQLKSEFTDLKSKLDTKKAEIDKLRQAIQKQSVMLSQEAKTDKELEFKRKVRDFQDMYKAYQNKMQAKEKELSAPIIQKLAEVIDAYGDKHNYSFIMDKRNSGLVYGSNALEITEKIMVELNKAWRNQQQAE
- a CDS encoding lipoprotein-releasing ABC transporter permease subunit encodes the protein MGFERFIAVRYLLARRKQTFISVISLISVLGVGLGVAALIVVLGVMNGFSNELRDKILGVNAHVIVGATSGGFADYEQTAETVRRVQGVTGVMPFIYSEVMCSTPHGVKGAALRGIDPERAPEVLNLGEQMVQGSLQALTEPGEYPGIILGQDLADRLGVFSGRTINLLSPSGQSSAAGFSPKIKIFRVVGVFESGMYEYDSSLAYVGLPAARDLLGFGGELVTGLEVRLADVYQAPQIGEAVLERLDPSRFYVRNWMEMNESFFSALKLEKTAMSVILVMIVLVGSFSIITTLIMLVMEKTKDIAILISMGAQAHNIRNIFMLQGTIIGFVGTGLGYALGLGVCFLLDRYQFIRLPGDVYYLDHLPVQLEWLDMGLIGVAALGLCFLATLYPARQASRLEPAEALRYE
- the bamA gene encoding outer membrane protein assembly factor BamA; translation: MRCTLPLICIALLVWALMGAVPPSVAAAQAEDTALVVLPFEINAEQNLDYLGQDLPEMLRGKLRDKGFAVRSQEDTLRLLQQEEVEFLNLERARDLALLGKAQYAIYGSLSQVGTNLSLDARLVEATGLKQPTPFFVVKEGLINLMPAVEELADKVADQILRKEKISEIKVEGNEILDDDVVLMRLRLQEGDTYDPKAINTEVKRLYQLGYFDDVRVEVEETREGKEVVFQVQEKPLIQAIGVKGADAIDKDDILEVMSTKTGAVLNPKVIAEDLKKIREVYRKEGYYQAEVDYELEQTDPRKARLNVLVEEGDKLYIEDIRIKGAKVLDPGDLKDELALSERGLFSWLTGRGVLKEELLDRDAAALEAYYSNRGFMDAKVGQPEVEYTDEGIVITFHVKEGDRYSVAGVDFSGDLLTGKKELAAQTQLDDAAEEKAPFDRSVLREDIQSLTDFYTNYGYAYAEVDVQMDRDRDEDTVRVSYNLRKNQKVYVRRVTIEGNTKTRDNVIRREMRLADGDMFSGAALRRSNVRLQKLDYFEKVDIQTVPTSDRERMDLVVQVKEKSTGMLSAGAGYSSVDSVFLSGQVKERNLFGKGYTASLQGTFSGSRTRYDLDFWNPHLYDSPLGAGTNVYYVTREYDDYDKNSIGGKVKFGYPLGEYTRLFWNYRLEKYTLDEIDEDEVDEDILEREGENWASAVYASIKRDTTNRRLNPSKGTVNTLSVEYAGGLIGGDDDFVKFIYDTSFYQPLPFEHIFHWHAQVGHVMENSDDEVPDFERFYLGGMDDVRGYPGREISPEDDSGDEIGGHTSFFTNFEYLFPLSDELGLMGLVFFDAGDTWAKDESFDGELYKAVGAGVRWYSPLGPLRLEYGYGLDEIDGETSGGHLEFSVGQFF